Proteins found in one Streptomyces sp. NBC_00461 genomic segment:
- a CDS encoding DUF3291 domain-containing protein, which translates to MTSAFAYELAQVNIGRLKAPLESEQLKDFVDNLDPVNADADAADGFVWRLQDGNGDATGLAVFGDEWLIINMSVWRDADALTAYMYRGRHREMLARRREWFERVQEAMVALWWVPAGHRPTVAEAESRVLHLRTNGPTPYAFTLRTSFPAQGAGPVPLEVPDGLGCSV; encoded by the coding sequence ATGACTTCTGCCTTCGCGTACGAACTCGCCCAGGTGAACATCGGCCGCCTCAAGGCCCCGCTGGAGTCGGAGCAGTTGAAGGACTTCGTCGACAACCTCGACCCCGTGAACGCCGACGCGGACGCAGCCGACGGTTTCGTGTGGCGGCTGCAGGACGGGAACGGCGACGCGACGGGCCTGGCCGTCTTCGGAGACGAGTGGCTGATCATCAACATGTCGGTCTGGCGCGACGCCGACGCGCTGACGGCGTACATGTACCGGGGCCGCCACCGCGAGATGCTCGCCCGCCGCAGGGAGTGGTTCGAGCGGGTCCAGGAGGCGATGGTGGCCCTGTGGTGGGTGCCGGCCGGACACCGCCCCACGGTCGCCGAGGCGGAGTCCCGCGTGCTGCATCTGCGTACCAACGGCCCGACGCCGTACGCCTTCACCCTGCGCACGTCGTTCCCGGCACAGGGGGCGGGGCCGGTGCCGCTGGAGGTGCCGGACGGTCTGGGGTGCTCGGTCTAG
- a CDS encoding peptidoglycan D,D-transpeptidase FtsI family protein: protein MTKHIRHAGFFCVLLLAALLANAARVQIFKAASYDGNIANRRSAIARYHQPRGDILVGGESVTGSRDSHEQLRYERTYTDGPLYAPVTGFASQVYGTTLLEHSGDAVLSGTDPMLSPFPLVNGLTRAQGRGGNVVTTLNAAAQQAAYEGLDGRKGAVAAIEPSTGRVLALVSSPSYDPAVLSGNAAATARSWYRLNSDPDKPMLNRAVRQTYPPGSTFKVVTAAAALDAGVVTDLDRATDSPDPYRLPGTTTSLMNEGEGCEDAPLRDAFEWSCNTVFAKLGVDVGVADMARTAQAFGFNNAGLRIPFSVAPSTFDTRVDRAQLALSSIGQYNTRATPLQMAMVAAAVADGGQVRTPYLVERTTTRNGATVATAGSRPTREAMRPETADRMKELMEGVVREGTGTNAAIPGAIVGGKTGTAQHGIGNAGVPYAWFVSWAQDDRDLEPKVAVAVVVEDGSADRGEITGGGVAAPIARAVMESVLNSKE from the coding sequence ATGACGAAGCACATCCGGCACGCCGGCTTCTTCTGCGTCCTTCTGCTCGCCGCGCTCCTCGCCAACGCCGCCCGCGTCCAGATCTTCAAGGCCGCGTCCTACGACGGCAACATCGCCAACCGCCGTTCCGCCATCGCCCGTTACCACCAGCCGCGCGGCGACATCCTGGTCGGCGGCGAGAGCGTGACCGGCTCCCGGGACTCCCACGAGCAGCTCCGCTACGAACGGACGTACACGGACGGCCCGTTGTACGCGCCCGTGACCGGCTTCGCCTCCCAGGTGTACGGCACGACGCTCCTGGAGCACAGCGGGGACGCCGTGCTGTCCGGCACCGACCCGATGCTCTCGCCGTTCCCCCTGGTGAACGGCCTCACGCGGGCCCAGGGCCGGGGCGGCAACGTCGTCACGACCCTCAACGCGGCGGCACAGCAGGCGGCGTACGAAGGGCTGGACGGGCGCAAGGGTGCGGTGGCGGCGATCGAGCCGTCGACGGGGCGGGTGCTGGCACTGGTGTCGAGTCCTTCGTACGACCCCGCCGTGCTGTCGGGGAACGCCGCGGCGACAGCGCGGTCCTGGTACCGGCTGAACTCCGATCCGGACAAGCCGATGCTCAACCGGGCGGTGCGGCAGACGTACCCGCCGGGCTCGACGTTCAAGGTGGTCACGGCGGCGGCCGCGCTGGACGCGGGTGTGGTCACGGACCTCGACAGGGCGACCGACTCGCCGGACCCGTACCGGCTGCCGGGCACCACGACCTCGCTGATGAACGAGGGGGAAGGCTGCGAGGACGCCCCGCTGCGGGACGCCTTCGAGTGGTCCTGCAACACCGTGTTCGCGAAGCTGGGTGTCGACGTGGGCGTGGCGGACATGGCGCGGACGGCGCAGGCCTTCGGCTTCAACAACGCGGGTCTGCGGATCCCCTTCTCCGTGGCGCCGAGCACCTTCGACACCAGGGTCGACAGGGCGCAGCTGGCACTGTCGTCGATCGGGCAGTACAACACGCGGGCCACCCCGCTGCAGATGGCGATGGTCGCGGCGGCGGTGGCCGACGGCGGGCAGGTGCGGACGCCGTATCTGGTGGAGCGGACGACGACGCGCAACGGTGCCACGGTGGCCACGGCGGGCTCGCGCCCCACGCGCGAGGCGATGCGCCCGGAGACCGCCGACCGGATGAAGGAGCTGATGGAGGGCGTCGTCAGGGAGGGCACCGGTACGAACGCCGCGATCCCCGGCGCGATCGTGGGCGGCAAGACCGGTACCGCCCAGCACGGCATCGGCAACGCCGGCGTGCCGTACGCCTGGTTCGTGTCGTGGGCGCAGGACGACCGCGACCTGGAACCGAAGGTCGCGGTCGCCGTGGTGGTGGAGGACGGCTCGGCGGACCGCGGGGAGATCACCGGGGGCGGGGTGGCGGCTCCGATCGCCCGCGCGGTGATGGAGTCGGTGCTCAACTCCAAGGAATGA
- a CDS encoding FtsW/RodA/SpoVE family cell cycle protein codes for MIKAGTTGTTVVQADVPARAVRPRRRRGVELALIVIAVLLSVYGYCAVGLARNGTVPPGAAGYGAGLGVLALLAHLAVRLRAPYADPLLLPIGVLLNGLGLVLIYRLDLETPHDHAAPTQLVWSTLGVTLFTVVVLMLRDYRVLQRYAYVCVVGALVLLLLPILFPAVNGARIWIHVAGFSIQPGEFAKVLLAVFFAAYLAGNRNALAYTGRQVWRFRRVQLPTGRVLGPILAIWLLSVGVLVLERDLGTSLLFFGLFVVLLYVATGRTGWIAVGLLLAALGAVAVGWLEPHVHSRVQDWLHPFASIDAGQGPGQVAQSLFAFAAGGTLGTGLGVGHAILIGFAAKSDFILATAGEELGLAGLSAIFLLYGLLVERGYRTGLALRDPFGRLLAVGLASIVALQVFVIAGGVTGLIPLTGMAMPFLAQGGSSVVTNWAIVALLIRVSHAARSQYDVRSPYDGEVAA; via the coding sequence ATGATCAAGGCCGGAACCACCGGAACCACCGTGGTACAGGCGGACGTCCCCGCTCGCGCGGTACGCCCGCGGCGGCGCCGTGGTGTCGAACTCGCCCTCATCGTCATCGCCGTACTGCTGTCCGTGTACGGCTACTGCGCCGTCGGCCTCGCCAGGAACGGCACCGTCCCGCCCGGCGCCGCAGGTTACGGCGCCGGGCTCGGCGTGCTCGCGCTCCTCGCCCACCTCGCGGTGCGGCTGCGCGCCCCCTACGCCGACCCGCTGCTGCTGCCCATCGGCGTCCTGCTCAACGGCCTCGGTCTGGTCCTGATCTACCGGCTCGACCTGGAGACCCCGCACGACCACGCGGCCCCCACCCAACTCGTGTGGTCCACGCTGGGGGTGACCCTGTTCACCGTGGTCGTGCTGATGCTCCGCGACTACCGGGTGCTGCAGCGCTACGCCTATGTCTGCGTCGTCGGGGCGCTCGTCCTGCTGCTGCTCCCGATCCTCTTCCCGGCCGTGAACGGCGCGCGCATCTGGATCCACGTCGCCGGATTCTCCATCCAGCCGGGCGAGTTCGCGAAGGTGCTGCTGGCCGTCTTCTTCGCCGCGTATCTCGCGGGCAACCGTAACGCGCTGGCGTACACCGGACGTCAGGTGTGGCGGTTCAGGCGGGTCCAGCTTCCCACCGGGCGGGTGCTGGGCCCGATCCTCGCCATCTGGCTGCTGAGCGTGGGCGTTCTGGTGCTGGAGCGCGATCTCGGCACCTCGCTGCTGTTCTTCGGGCTGTTCGTCGTCCTGCTGTACGTCGCCACCGGCCGCACCGGCTGGATCGCCGTCGGCCTGCTGCTGGCCGCCCTGGGCGCCGTGGCCGTCGGCTGGCTGGAGCCGCACGTGCACAGCCGCGTCCAGGACTGGCTGCACCCCTTCGCGTCGATCGACGCCGGCCAGGGCCCGGGCCAGGTCGCCCAGTCCCTGTTCGCCTTCGCGGCCGGCGGCACGCTCGGGACGGGCCTGGGCGTGGGCCACGCGATCCTCATCGGCTTCGCGGCGAAGTCCGACTTCATCCTCGCCACCGCCGGGGAGGAGCTGGGCCTGGCGGGCCTGTCCGCGATCTTCCTCCTCTACGGGCTGCTCGTGGAGCGCGGCTACCGGACCGGCCTCGCCCTGCGCGACCCCTTCGGCCGGCTGCTGGCGGTCGGGCTGGCCTCGATCGTGGCGCTCCAGGTGTTCGTGATCGCGGGTGGGGTGACCGGGCTGATCCCGCTGACGGGCATGGCGATGCCGTTCCTCGCGCAGGGCGGCTCGTCCGTGGTGACCAACTGGGCGATCGTGGCGCTGCTGATCCGGGTGAGCCATGCGGCACGAAGCCAGTACGACGTACGAAGCCCGTACGACGGGGAGGTGGCGGCGTGA
- a CDS encoding SH3 domain-containing protein, with protein sequence MSLRSTLTRLAITTAAGALITSVAVTPALADDDWGGGDGGDPGFSQGGQGDQEGQGGQGGQEGQGGQGGQEGQQGDWNQGDDHHDDQRLSRGVVTASELLLRSAPNRGSQVIRVAHRGERVSIFCRTNGQSVDGNRQWYLLTDGTWAWGSARFIDTIGTPPRWC encoded by the coding sequence ATGTCCCTGCGATCCACCCTCACCCGCCTCGCCATAACCACCGCCGCCGGCGCTCTCATCACCTCCGTGGCCGTCACTCCCGCCCTCGCGGACGACGACTGGGGCGGCGGAGACGGCGGCGACCCCGGCTTCAGCCAGGGCGGCCAAGGCGACCAAGAAGGCCAGGGTGGCCAAGGCGGCCAGGAAGGCCAAGGCGGCCAAGGCGGTCAGGAAGGCCAGCAGGGCGACTGGAACCAGGGGGACGATCACCACGACGACCAACGGCTCTCCCGGGGCGTCGTGACCGCGAGCGAGCTGCTGCTGCGCAGCGCGCCGAACCGCGGCAGCCAGGTGATCCGCGTGGCCCACCGGGGCGAGCGCGTCTCGATCTTCTGCAGGACCAACGGCCAGAGCGTGGACGGCAACCGCCAGTGGTACCTCCTCACGGACGGCACCTGGGCCTGGGGCTCGGCCCGCTTCATCGACACCATCGGAACCCCGCCACGCTGGTGCTGA
- a CDS encoding HAMP domain-containing sensor histidine kinase, with amino-acid sequence MTRLVLPQWAGTLAVKAALFITVMCCALAAMLGVLVHVSVTNQTVGQARKLALSRLADVTKAYQAGETLLPGAGVDPPGLPTALRALAVDGDRGTMVSDHQGHPTMWAAGPADRNRALAVEVDYAQQSRTIAGLDRSILWSSGLAIGVTLLMGAFAVTRVTRRLHATSQVARRISGGDLDARVDDPRTNDPTHPQDEVAAVAAALDSMAASLQGKLLSEQRFTADVAHELRTPLTGLHAAAELLPPGRPTELVRDRVAALRTLTEDLLEISRLDTGRERLELDTEELGALAARVVRSSGTDTSVVVLRDTLVETDRRRLERVLGNLVANAHKHGRTPASLTVDGPVVTVRDHGPGYPDYLVEHGPQRFRTEGGAKGHGLGLTIAAGQAEMLGARLEFTNAVDGGAVATLTLR; translated from the coding sequence ATGACGAGGCTCGTGCTCCCCCAGTGGGCCGGGACGCTCGCCGTGAAGGCCGCCCTCTTCATCACGGTGATGTGCTGTGCGCTCGCCGCGATGCTCGGCGTGCTCGTGCACGTGTCGGTGACCAACCAGACCGTCGGCCAGGCCCGCAAACTCGCGCTGTCCCGGCTCGCGGACGTGACGAAGGCGTACCAGGCCGGGGAGACGCTGCTGCCGGGTGCGGGTGTCGATCCCCCGGGGCTGCCGACGGCACTGCGGGCGCTGGCGGTGGACGGGGATCGCGGCACGATGGTCTCCGATCACCAAGGGCATCCCACGATGTGGGCTGCGGGTCCCGCGGACCGGAACCGGGCGCTGGCCGTCGAGGTCGACTACGCGCAGCAGTCCCGCACGATCGCCGGGCTCGACCGCTCGATCCTGTGGTCGTCGGGGCTTGCGATCGGGGTGACGCTGCTGATGGGTGCTTTCGCGGTGACCCGGGTGACGCGGCGGCTGCACGCCACGTCGCAGGTGGCCCGCCGGATCAGCGGTGGCGACCTGGACGCGCGCGTCGACGATCCCCGTACGAACGATCCGACGCATCCCCAGGACGAGGTGGCAGCCGTGGCCGCCGCGCTGGACTCCATGGCGGCCTCGCTGCAGGGCAAGCTGCTGAGCGAGCAGCGGTTCACGGCGGACGTGGCGCACGAGCTGCGCACCCCGCTGACCGGGCTGCACGCGGCGGCCGAGCTGCTGCCGCCCGGGCGGCCGACGGAGTTGGTGCGCGACCGGGTGGCCGCGTTGCGCACGCTCACCGAGGACCTGCTGGAGATCTCCCGGCTCGACACCGGGCGGGAGCGGCTGGAGCTCGACACGGAGGAACTGGGCGCGCTGGCGGCGCGGGTGGTGCGGTCGTCCGGCACCGACACCTCGGTCGTCGTCCTGCGGGACACCCTGGTGGAGACCGACCGGCGGCGGCTGGAGCGGGTGCTGGGCAATCTCGTCGCGAACGCGCACAAGCACGGGCGGACGCCGGCGTCGCTGACCGTGGACGGGCCGGTGGTGACCGTGCGGGACCACGGGCCCGGGTACCCGGACTATCTCGTGGAGCACGGGCCGCAGCGCTTCCGCACCGAGGGCGGCGCCAAGGGGCACGGGCTCGGGCTGACCATCGCCGCCGGGCAGGCGGAGATGCTGGGGGCGCGGCTGGAGTTCACGAACGCGGTGGACGGCGGGGCGGTGGCCACGCTGACGCTCCGCTAG
- a CDS encoding protein-tyrosine phosphatase family protein: MRTRRKQPDVPAPGSPWSEIVPGLWMGGHEFRGHTGQLEFAVVRGEFDLVQTLLRLPGHGPDPGVEHHVWAIPDGPLDGTQLAGVMRLAQAASEALDGGRKVLVRCYHGYNRSGLVVAHALVHRGYSAEQAIRLIRSHRSPWALHNDLFVDYLRAGLPTARLLEELAE; the protein is encoded by the coding sequence TTGCGTACCCGCAGGAAGCAACCCGACGTACCGGCTCCGGGCAGTCCATGGAGCGAGATAGTGCCCGGCCTGTGGATGGGCGGGCACGAGTTCAGGGGTCACACCGGGCAACTGGAGTTCGCTGTCGTGCGGGGCGAGTTCGATCTCGTGCAGACCCTGCTGAGACTGCCGGGGCACGGGCCCGACCCCGGCGTCGAGCACCATGTGTGGGCGATACCGGACGGGCCGCTGGACGGCACGCAGCTCGCGGGCGTGATGCGCCTGGCACAGGCCGCGAGCGAGGCACTGGACGGGGGCCGCAAGGTCCTCGTCCGCTGTTACCACGGGTACAACCGCTCGGGGCTGGTAGTGGCGCACGCCCTGGTCCACCGGGGGTACTCCGCCGAGCAGGCGATCCGGCTGATCCGCTCCCATCGCTCGCCGTGGGCGCTGCACAACGATCTGTTCGTCGACTATCTGCGGGCCGGGCTGCCGACGGCCCGGCTGCTGGAGGAACTGGCGGAGTAG
- a CDS encoding nuclease-related domain-containing protein: MTGLRVIPSWRHGQERLYVCHPDGRNIAWYDREAARVNLLSEDEREPVLQALGPFLTGPVAVGPPPVPTPAELARLSLHPDDDLAPNRPGEALLIALDRDPGPNHRLRPDPRRRALAAEQAIGDALDRLEGAGWHVLHSVPLPGGDRVHHLAIGPGGLFAVHSLYARKQRVTVADPMVTLGRREPQSLLRRVRADADRASYALTAEVHPVLALAEPADVSVPAPLREVRVLKDTEIENLARLGGVLKPADVEALHAMARDRQTWTRV, encoded by the coding sequence ATGACCGGACTGCGTGTCATACCGTCCTGGCGGCACGGCCAGGAGCGGCTCTACGTCTGCCACCCGGACGGGCGGAACATCGCCTGGTACGACCGTGAGGCCGCCCGGGTCAATTTGCTCAGCGAGGACGAGAGGGAACCGGTGCTGCAGGCCCTGGGCCCCTTCCTCACCGGCCCGGTCGCGGTCGGTCCGCCGCCGGTCCCGACCCCGGCCGAGCTGGCCAGGCTCTCCCTCCACCCGGACGACGACCTGGCGCCCAACCGCCCCGGCGAGGCGCTGCTCATCGCCCTGGACCGGGACCCCGGGCCCAACCACCGTCTGCGTCCGGACCCGCGCCGCCGGGCCCTGGCCGCCGAACAGGCGATCGGCGACGCCCTGGACCGCCTCGAAGGCGCGGGCTGGCACGTCCTGCACTCCGTCCCGCTGCCCGGCGGCGACCGAGTCCACCACCTGGCGATCGGTCCCGGTGGCCTCTTCGCCGTCCACAGCCTCTACGCCCGCAAGCAGCGGGTGACGGTCGCGGACCCCATGGTCACCCTGGGCCGCCGCGAACCCCAGTCCCTCCTGCGCCGCGTCCGCGCCGACGCAGACCGGGCCTCGTACGCCCTGACGGCCGAGGTCCACCCGGTTCTGGCCCTGGCGGAACCCGCGGACGTCTCCGTCCCGGCCCCGCTCCGCGAGGTCCGCGTCCTGAAGGACACGGAGATCGAGAACCTGGCCCGCCTCGGCGGCGTCCTCAAGCCGGCGGACGTGGAGGCCCTGCACGCGATGGCACGGGACCGGCAGACGTGGACACGGGTGTGA
- the ligD gene encoding non-homologous end-joining DNA ligase codes for MTPITEVEGRRLALSNLEKVLYAGSGFTKAEVLHYYATTADVLLPHLRDRPVSFLRYPDGHDGQVFFTKNVPPGTPDWVTTAEVPRVEGPARMVLVQDLASLMWAANLVTEFHTPQWVIGDPGVADRIVFDLDPGSPATVVDCCEVALWLRERLAQDGIDACAKTSGSKGLHLLAAVRPTPSDQVSEYAKGLAVEAERAMPRLVLHRMTRSLRPGKVFVDWSQNAARKTTATPYTLRARSEPTVSAPVTWSEIEECGAPTQLTFLATGIAPRVQDYGDLLAPLLDPDGAGSLP; via the coding sequence ATGACGCCGATCACAGAGGTGGAGGGGAGACGGCTCGCGCTCAGCAACCTGGAGAAGGTGCTGTATGCCGGGAGCGGGTTCACCAAGGCCGAGGTGCTGCATTACTACGCCACCACCGCCGACGTCCTGCTGCCCCACCTGCGGGATCGGCCCGTTTCGTTTCTGCGGTATCCCGACGGGCACGACGGGCAGGTCTTCTTCACCAAGAACGTGCCTCCCGGTACGCCCGACTGGGTCACCACCGCCGAGGTGCCGCGGGTGGAGGGGCCGGCGCGGATGGTGCTCGTACAGGATCTGGCGAGTCTGATGTGGGCGGCCAATCTCGTCACCGAGTTCCACACGCCCCAGTGGGTCATCGGGGACCCCGGGGTCGCCGACCGCATCGTCTTCGATCTCGACCCCGGTTCGCCCGCCACCGTCGTGGACTGCTGCGAGGTCGCGCTGTGGCTGCGGGAGCGGCTCGCGCAGGACGGGATCGACGCCTGCGCCAAGACCTCCGGGTCCAAGGGGCTGCATCTGCTCGCCGCCGTGCGGCCGACCCCGTCCGACCAGGTCAGCGAGTACGCCAAAGGGCTGGCCGTGGAGGCCGAGCGGGCCATGCCGCGGCTCGTCCTGCATCGGATGACGCGCAGTCTGCGGCCCGGGAAGGTGTTCGTCGACTGGAGCCAGAACGCCGCCCGGAAGACGACCGCCACTCCCTACACGCTACGGGCCCGTAGCGAGCCCACCGTGTCCGCACCGGTGACCTGGAGCGAGATCGAGGAGTGCGGGGCGCCCACCCAACTGACCTTCCTCGCAACCGGCATCGCGCCCCGCGTGCAGGACTACGGCGACCTGCTGGCACCGCTGCTCGATCCGGACGGCGCGGGATCGCTGCCCTGA
- the ku gene encoding non-homologous end joining protein Ku: protein MRSIWNGAISFGLVSIPIKLVNATESHSISFRQIHLEDGGRIRYRKVCELEEKEVSGAEIGKGYEDADGTIIPITDEDLSHLPLPTAKTIEIVAFVPADRIDPLQMDAAYYLAAGGAPAAKPYTLLREALKRSNKVAIAKYALRGRERLGMLRVVDDAIAMHGLLWPDEVRAPEGVAPDTNVNVNDKELDLADALMDTLGEIDLDELHDEYRDALEEVVAAKAAGEAPPESPEPARGGKVLDLMAALEKSVREAKESRGEEPPPSEEKAEVKRLPARKSARTTPKQTTGKKSTSTAGKTAAKKTTASTSASAKKSTTKATQGTKKTTAKKTTAKKTPAKKTASRKRTA from the coding sequence GTGCGATCCATATGGAACGGCGCCATCTCGTTCGGCCTGGTCAGCATCCCGATCAAGCTGGTGAACGCCACCGAGAGCCACTCGATCTCCTTCCGTCAGATCCACCTGGAGGACGGCGGCCGCATCCGCTACCGAAAGGTCTGCGAACTGGAGGAGAAGGAGGTCAGCGGGGCGGAGATCGGCAAGGGCTACGAGGACGCGGACGGCACGATCATCCCGATCACGGACGAGGACCTGTCCCACCTGCCGCTTCCCACGGCCAAGACGATCGAGATCGTGGCCTTCGTACCGGCGGACCGCATCGACCCACTCCAGATGGACGCGGCGTACTACTTGGCAGCGGGAGGCGCCCCGGCCGCCAAGCCGTACACGCTGCTCCGCGAGGCTCTGAAGCGCAGCAACAAGGTGGCGATCGCGAAGTACGCGCTGAGAGGGCGGGAGCGGCTGGGCATGCTGCGGGTGGTGGACGACGCGATCGCCATGCACGGACTGCTGTGGCCCGACGAGGTCCGCGCCCCCGAGGGCGTCGCCCCCGACACGAACGTCAACGTCAACGACAAGGAACTCGACCTGGCAGACGCCCTGATGGACACCCTGGGCGAGATCGACCTCGACGAACTGCACGACGAGTACCGCGATGCTCTGGAGGAGGTCGTCGCCGCGAAAGCGGCCGGCGAGGCACCCCCTGAGTCACCGGAACCGGCCAGGGGCGGCAAGGTCCTGGACCTCATGGCGGCCCTGGAAAAGAGCGTGAGGGAAGCCAAGGAGTCGCGCGGCGAGGAGCCGCCACCCTCGGAGGAAAAAGCAGAGGTCAAACGCCTCCCCGCCCGCAAGTCGGCCCGCACGACCCCAAAACAGACCACGGGCAAGAAGTCGACGTCGACGGCGGGGAAGACGGCCGCGAAGAAAACCACCGCATCGACGTCGGCGTCGGCGAAGAAGTCGACAACAAAGGCGACACAGGGCACAAAGAAGACGACGGCAAAGAAGACCACCGCAAAGAAAACACCGGCAAAGAAGACGGCATCCCGCAAGCGCACGGCTTGA
- a CDS encoding MBL fold metallo-hydrolase, whose translation MKVPIGRPSMRPYLPYQQRTATQREGLSAHFLGTSSVLLSDGQTSVLSDGFVTRPGMLRVGMGRITPDRALVRAAIERLRVGNLAAVVCAHSHYDHALDAPVWALETGAELVGSESTANIGRGLGVPESSLRVVGDGDTATFGSFTLTFLDSVHSPGDHYPGTVDQPLVPPARAGAWKTGTAYSVLVTHPQGRVLLQASANYRPGALRGHHADVIYLGVGMLGKLPAEFLHTYWDEVVAATGARRVILVHWDDFFLGLDRPLRPMPYLLDDLGTTMNRLLPLARRDGVDVVLPVSWQPSAPLTGLA comes from the coding sequence ATGAAGGTGCCGATCGGTCGCCCGAGCATGCGGCCCTACCTGCCGTACCAGCAGCGCACCGCGACGCAGCGTGAAGGGCTGAGCGCTCACTTCTTGGGCACGAGTTCAGTGCTGCTGTCGGACGGGCAGACCTCGGTGCTCAGCGACGGGTTCGTCACTCGCCCCGGGATGCTGCGCGTGGGCATGGGCAGGATCACCCCGGACCGTGCGTTGGTCCGTGCCGCCATCGAACGGCTGCGGGTGGGAAACCTCGCCGCTGTGGTGTGCGCGCACTCCCATTACGACCACGCCCTCGACGCGCCGGTGTGGGCGCTGGAGACCGGCGCCGAACTGGTCGGGTCGGAGTCCACCGCCAACATCGGCCGCGGCTTGGGGGTCCCCGAGTCGTCCTTGCGGGTGGTCGGCGACGGCGACACCGCGACCTTCGGCAGCTTCACGCTGACCTTCCTGGACTCCGTGCACAGCCCGGGCGACCACTACCCAGGCACCGTTGATCAGCCGTTGGTCCCGCCGGCCCGCGCCGGTGCCTGGAAGACCGGCACCGCCTACTCCGTGCTCGTCACCCACCCCCAAGGCCGAGTGCTACTCCAGGCCAGCGCCAACTACCGGCCCGGCGCGCTGCGCGGTCACCACGCCGACGTCATCTACCTGGGCGTCGGCATGCTGGGCAAGCTGCCCGCCGAGTTCCTTCACACCTACTGGGACGAGGTGGTGGCCGCGACGGGGGCCAGGCGGGTCATCCTGGTGCACTGGGACGACTTCTTCCTGGGCCTGGATCGGCCGCTGCGCCCCATGCCCTATCTGCTCGACGACCTCGGCACCACCATGAACCGACTGTTGCCCCTGGCCCGTCGTGACGGCGTCGACGTCGTCCTGCCCGTCTCCTGGCAACCCAGTGCCCCCCTCACAGGTCTCGCGTGA
- a CDS encoding SigE family RNA polymerase sigma factor: MNADEERQFREFVAARSRSLLHTAYLLTGDWEQGRDLLQTALASTARRWSKLRDREQPEIYVRRALYHAQVDRFRLLSWGRETVTDTLPDRPSGQVTDWADTVVQRQDIMAALRRLPKRQRAVIVLRYFEDRPDHEIAAILGVAQGTVRSQTHKALASLRTTLAEAGPSASSSTASGRGVIA, encoded by the coding sequence TTGAACGCCGACGAGGAACGCCAGTTCCGTGAGTTCGTGGCGGCGCGGTCGAGATCGCTGCTGCACACGGCATACCTGCTGACCGGGGACTGGGAGCAGGGCCGGGACCTGCTCCAGACCGCGCTTGCCTCCACCGCTCGGCGCTGGTCGAAGCTGCGCGACCGGGAGCAGCCGGAGATCTATGTGCGCCGGGCGCTCTACCACGCCCAGGTGGATCGCTTCCGACTCCTCAGCTGGGGGCGGGAGACGGTCACCGACACCCTGCCGGACCGGCCGTCCGGGCAGGTCACCGACTGGGCCGACACCGTGGTCCAGCGGCAGGACATCATGGCCGCGCTGCGGCGGCTGCCCAAGCGCCAGCGTGCGGTGATAGTGCTGCGTTACTTCGAGGACCGGCCGGACCATGAGATCGCCGCGATTCTGGGCGTTGCTCAGGGGACGGTCCGCAGCCAGACCCACAAGGCCCTCGCCTCTCTCCGCACCACCCTGGCCGAGGCAGGGCCGTCGGCCTCCTCTTCCACTGCCTCCGGAAGGGGCGTCATCGCATGA
- a CDS encoding SecDF P1 head subdomain-containing protein — protein MNGSTEHPLHETLLHDALHAHVRESDGDAAGAHLAGLADGALRVARRRQRLARTGVGVAAVAVVATAWVAVADGATPRAHVVQPAAEGGNGNTGKAAPVSLLPVTSSTEQACTHGSGGYTVHATATQPALCVRADRARGMTNVRVTSAKAEKSTIDGTWQVEATLSPADRTRFAALTGSIAGTPLPRNEFAIVIDGKLWGRPSVTSSITGGRFEIVGAYVGDLTSATAHDLAHRLDPGR, from the coding sequence ATGAACGGCTCGACCGAACACCCGCTGCACGAAACGCTGCTGCACGATGCCCTGCACGCGCATGTCCGCGAGAGCGACGGTGACGCCGCCGGCGCCCATCTGGCCGGCCTGGCCGACGGCGCGTTGCGGGTCGCCCGGCGGCGGCAGCGGCTGGCCCGCACCGGGGTCGGCGTCGCCGCCGTCGCCGTGGTCGCCACCGCCTGGGTGGCCGTCGCGGACGGCGCGACCCCCCGCGCGCACGTGGTTCAGCCCGCGGCAGAGGGCGGCAACGGGAACACCGGGAAGGCGGCCCCGGTCTCCCTCCTGCCGGTCACCTCGTCCACGGAGCAGGCCTGCACCCATGGCAGCGGCGGCTACACCGTGCACGCCACCGCGACCCAACCGGCGCTCTGCGTCCGCGCCGACCGGGCCAGGGGCATGACCAACGTTCGTGTCACCTCCGCGAAGGCGGAGAAAAGCACCATCGACGGTACCTGGCAGGTCGAGGCGACCCTCAGCCCCGCCGACCGGACCCGCTTCGCCGCCCTCACCGGCTCCATCGCGGGGACTCCGCTCCCGCGCAACGAATTCGCCATCGTCATCGACGGCAAGCTCTGGGGCAGGCCCTCTGTGACCTCCTCGATCACCGGCGGCCGTTTCGAAATCGTCGGGGCCTACGTCGGAGACCTCACCAGCGCCACCGCCCACGACCTCGCCCACCGGCTGGATCCCGGCAGATGA